Below is a window of Candidatus Latescibacterota bacterium DNA.
CGGCAGTCGAGGTCGTGATGACTACTCTGCATGCCGGGGGAAAATTCGACCACGACAGCTACAAGGTGTCAGGAGGCCTTCACGGTGTCGGTGTCTCGGTGGTGAACGCGCTGTCTTCCTGGCTGGAAGTCGAGATCTTCCGTGACGGCAAATCGTACACGCAGCGGTACGAGAAGGGCAAGCCGGTCACGCCCCTTAATGCGGTACCGCACAACGGGAAGAAGAAAAAGACCGGGACGATAGTCAAATTTATGCCGAACGAAAAGATCTTTTCGACCCTGGAATACAGCTTTGACACGCTCTCGTTGAGGATCAGGGAGCTTGCCTTCCTCAACAAGGGCATCAATCTTGTGTTTCTGGACGAACGTTCCGGCAAGAGCCATGACTTCAAGTATGACGGCGGTATCGTCTCGTTTGTGAGCTTCCTCAACGAGAACCGGGCAGTCCTGCACAAGAAGCCGATATATATCTTTGATAATACCGATCCATACGAGGTGGAGATCGCTATTCAGTACAATGATTCGTATGGAGAAAAGATGTTCTGCTTTGCGAACAATATTAATACTGTCGATGGCGGGACCCATCTAATAGGATTCAAATCGGCGCTGACAAGGACATTGAACAGCTACGCGACGAAGAACAACCTGTTCAAGAAGGGCCAGAAGATATCGCTTTCAGGAGATGATGTGCGTGAGGGGATAACTGCTGTGATCAGCGTCAAGCTGCCCGACCCGCAGTTCGAGGGACAGACGAAAGGCAAGCTGGGCAACAGCGAGATCAAGGGGATAGTGGAGACGATAGTCGGGCAGAGGCTCGGTGAGTTTTTCGAGGAAAATCCCAAGGTAGGGAAAAAGGTCATAGAAAAAGCTACTCAGTCGGCCAGGGCGCGGGACGCGGCGCGAAAGGCGAGGGAGCTGGTACGGAGAAAATCGATCCTCGAATCAAGCGCTCTTCCCGGAAAACTTGCGGACTGTTCCATGACCGACCCGGAACAGTGCGAACTATACCTGGTCGAGGGGGATTCGGCGGGCGGTTCAGCCAAGCAGGGACGAGACCGCAGGTTCCAGGCGATACTTCCGCTGAAGGGCAAGGTCCTTAATGTGGAGAAAGCCAGGCTGGACAAGGTCCTCTCCAACGAGGAGATCAAGACGATCATAACTGCTCTCGGCACTGGCATAGGCGAGGAATTCGACCTGGAGAAGGCCCGCTACAGGAAGATCATCATCATGACAGATGCCGATGTGGACGGAGCCCACATCAAGACGCTTATTCTTACCCTCTTTTTCAGGTATATGCCCAAACTTATAGAAAGCGGATGTATCTATATCGCTCAGCCGCCTCTATACCGGTTGAAAAAAGGCAAAACAGAGACCTATGTCTACAACGACAAAGAAAAAGACAGCACGATGAAGGAGATGGGTGGGTCAAAAGGAGTCTACCTCCAGAGATATAAGGGTCTCGGCGAGATGAATCCCGACCAGCTCTGGATGACGACCATGGACCCGGAGCGACGGACGATACTGAAGGTCACTCTGGAGGATGCGGTCGAGGCTGACCATGTCTTTACGATGCTGATGGGTGACAAGGTCGAGCCACGAAAGAAATTTATTCAGGAAAACGCGCTGGCGGTCAAGAATCTCGATGTGTGACCGGGGGCGGCATAAATAACAATTGGGAAGAAGGGTCTTTCCGCCAGGATAAGCCGGCTGGAACGAGACGGTGAACAGCGGAAGACGGAGGAGGAACGACTGAATGGACCTGAACAGGCAACGGGTAATACCGGTCAACATAGAAGATGAGATGAAGACGAGCTATCTCGATTATTCGATGAGTGTCATCGTGTCGAGAGCGCTGCCGGACGTAAGAGACGGGCTGAAGCCCGTACACCGGCGGATCCTGCTTGCCATGAACGACCTTAGTCTGGCGCACAACAAGCCATACAGAAAATCGGCAAAGCTGACAGGTGATGTCACTGGTAACTACCACCCTCACGGGACGAACTCGGTCTACGATGCCGTAGTCAGGCTGGCGCAGGACTTCTCTCTGAGATATCCTCTCGTCGACGGACAGGGCAACTTTGGATCGATCGACGGAGATCGTGCCGCTGCAGAGAGGTACACGGAAGTCCGGATGAAGGCGATCGCCGAGGAAATCCTGGCCGATATTGAGAAAGAAACGGTCGAGTTCGGGCCAAACTACGATGAGACCAG
It encodes the following:
- the gyrB gene encoding DNA topoisomerase (ATP-hydrolyzing) subunit B, whose amino-acid sequence is MSKEYNAKGIQVLKGLDAVRKRPAMYIGSTDIHGLHHMIYEVVDNSIDEAMAGHCDKITITIAEEGCVTVTDNGRGIPVDIHPTQKKPAVEVVMTTLHAGGKFDHDSYKVSGGLHGVGVSVVNALSSWLEVEIFRDGKSYTQRYEKGKPVTPLNAVPHNGKKKKTGTIVKFMPNEKIFSTLEYSFDTLSLRIRELAFLNKGINLVFLDERSGKSHDFKYDGGIVSFVSFLNENRAVLHKKPIYIFDNTDPYEVEIAIQYNDSYGEKMFCFANNINTVDGGTHLIGFKSALTRTLNSYATKNNLFKKGQKISLSGDDVREGITAVISVKLPDPQFEGQTKGKLGNSEIKGIVETIVGQRLGEFFEENPKVGKKVIEKATQSARARDAARKARELVRRKSILESSALPGKLADCSMTDPEQCELYLVEGDSAGGSAKQGRDRRFQAILPLKGKVLNVEKARLDKVLSNEEIKTIITALGTGIGEEFDLEKARYRKIIIMTDADVDGAHIKTLILTLFFRYMPKLIESGCIYIAQPPLYRLKKGKTETYVYNDKEKDSTMKEMGGSKGVYLQRYKGLGEMNPDQLWMTTMDPERRTILKVTLEDAVEADHVFTMLMGDKVEPRKKFIQENALAVKNLDV